Proteins encoded in a region of the Zea mays cultivar B73 chromosome 4, Zm-B73-REFERENCE-NAM-5.0, whole genome shotgun sequence genome:
- the LOC541712 gene encoding ribulose bisphosphate carboxylase/oxygenase activase, chloroplastic precursor has product MAAAFSSTVGAPASTPTRSSFLGKKLNKPQVSAAVTYHGKSSSSNSRFKAMAAKEVDETKQTDEDRWKGLAYDISDDQQDITRGKGLVDNLFQAPMGDGTHVAVLSSYDYISQGQKSYNFDNMMDGFYIAKGFMDKLVVHLSKNFMTLPNIKVPLILGIWGGKGQGKSFQCELVFAKMGITPIMMSAGELESGNAGEPAKLIRQRYREASDLIKKGKMSCLFINDLDAGAGRMGGTTQYTVNNQMVNATLMNIADNPTNVQLPGMYNKEDNPRVPIIVTGNDFSTLYAPLIRDGRMEKFYWAPTREDRIGVCKGIFRTDGVDEEHVVQLVDTFPGQSIDFFGALRARVYDDEVRRWVSETGVENIARKLVNSKEGPPTFEQPKITIEKLLEYGHMLVAEQENVKRVQLADKYLNEAALGEANEDAMKTGSFFK; this is encoded by the exons ATGGCGGCCGCCTTCTCCTCCACCGTCGGAGCTCCG GCCTCCACCCCGACCAGGAGCAGCTTCCTCGGGAAGAAGCTCAACAAGCCGCAGGTGTCCGCGGCCGTGACCTACCATGGCAAGAGCTCCAGCAGCAACAGCAGGTTCAAGGCGATGGCTGCCAAGGAGGTGGACGAGACGAAGCAGACCGACGAGGACAGGTGGAAGGGCCTGGCCTACGACATCTCGGACGACCAGCAGGACATCACCAGGGGCAAGGGCCTCGTCGACAACCTCTTCCAGGCGCCTATGGGGGACGGCACCCACGTCGCCGTGCTCAGCTCCTACGACTACATCAGCCAGGGCCAAAAGTCTTACAACttcgacaacatgatggatggctTCTACATAGCCAAGGGCTTCATGGACAAGCTCGTCGTCCACCTCTCCAAGAACTTCATGACCCTGCCAAACATCAAGGTTCCCCTCATCCTGGGTATCTGGGGAGGCAAAGGCCAGGGAAAATCGTTCCAATGCGAGCTGGTCTTCGCCAAGATGGGCATCAC cccCATCATGATGAGCGCCGGCGAGCTGGAGAGCGGCAACGCCGGAGAGCCCGCCAAGCTCATCAGGCAGCGCTACCGTGAGGCCTCCGACCTCATCAAGAAGGGCAAGATGTCCTGCCTCTTCATCAACGACCTCGACGCCGGCGCGGGTCGCATGGGCGGCACCACCCAGTACACGGTGAACAACCAGATGGTCAACGCCACCCTGATGAACATCGCCGACAACCCCACCAACGTGCAGCTCCCGGGGATGTACAACAAGGAGGACAACCCCCGCGTGCCCATCATCGTCACCGGCAACGACTTCTCCACGCTCTACGCGCCGCTCATCCGCGACGGCCGCATGGAGAAGTTCTACTGGGCGCCCACCCGCGAGGACCGCATCGGCGTCTGCAAGGGCATCTTCCGCACCGACGGCGTCGACGAGGAGCACGTCGTCCAGCTGGTCGACACCTTCCCTGGCCAGTCCATCGACTTCTTCGGCGCGCTGCGTGCCCGGGTCTACGACGACGAGGTCCGACGGTGGGTGAGCGAGACCGGCGTCGAGAACATCGCCAGGAAGCTCGTCAACTCCAAGGAGGGCCCGCCCACGTTCGAGCAGCCCAAGATAACGATCGAGAAGCTCTTGGAGTACGGACACATGCTGGTGGCGGAGCAGGAGAACGTCAAGCGTGTGCAGCTTGCTGACAAGTACCTCAACGAGGCTGCTCTTGGTGAAGCCAACGAGGACGCCATGAAGACTGGCTCCTTCTTCAAGTAG
- the LOC100382265 gene encoding RUBISCO activase1 — translation MAAAAAFSSTSVVAALAASGFLGKKLVTSIIIRNKKKGYDSLHGATTTIRVRAMAVNKETEQDRWRGLALDTSDDQQDITRGKGRVDPLFQAPMGDGTHVAVLSSYDYISQGLRHYSLDNMMDGYYIAPAFMDKLVVHIAKNFMPLPNIKVPLILGIWGGKGQGKSFQCELVLAKMGINPIVMSAGELESGNAGEPAKLIRQRYREAADMIKKGKMCVLFINDLDAGAGRMGGTTQYTVNNQMVNATLMNIADNPTNVQLPGMYNKEENPRVPIIVTGNDFSTLYAPLIRDGRMDKFYWAPTREDRVGVCKGIFRSDGVPDEDVVRLVDAFPGQSIDFFGALRARVYDDEVRRWVAETGVENIARRLVNSKEGPPTFEQPRMTLDKLMEYGRMLVEEQENVKRVQLADKYLSEAALGDANDDDDLYGKAAQHVRVPVPEGCTDPKAGNFDPTARSDDGSCVYN, via the exons ATGGCTGCCGCTGCAGCTTTCTCCTCCACTTCCGTCGTCGCTGCTCTCGCG GCGAGCGGCTTCCTCGGCAAGAAGCTCGTCACCAGCATCATCATCAGGAATAAGAAGAAGGGGTACGACTCCCTGCATGGCGCCACGACCACCATCAGAGTCAGAGCCATGGCGGTGAACAAGGAGACGGAGCAGGACAGGTGGAGGGGCCTGGCCTTGGACACCTCGGACGACCAGCAGGACATCACCAGGGGGAAGGGCCGCGTGGACCCGCTGTTCCAGGCGCCCATGGGGGACGGCACCCACGTCGCCGTGCTCAGCTCCTACGACTACATCAGCCAGGGGCTCAGGCACTACAgcttggacaacatgatggatggctACTACATCGCTCCCGCGTTCATGGACAAGCTCGTTGTCCACATCGCCAAGAACTTCATGCCCCTGCCAAACATCAAGGTGCCCCTCATCCTGGGTATCTGGGGAGGCAAGGGCCAAGGGAAGTCCTTCCAATGTGAGCTTGTCTtggccaagatgggaatcaa CCCCATCGTTATGAGCGCCGGCGAGCTGGAGAGCGGCAACGCCGGCGAGCCTGCGAAGCTGATCCGCCAGCGCTACCGCGAGGCGGCCGACATGATCAAGAAGGGCAAGATGTGCGTGCTGTTCATCAACGACCTGGACGCCGGCGCGGGGCGGATGGGCGGCACGACGCAGTACACGGTGAACAACCAGATGGTGAACGCGACGCTGATGAACATCGCCGACAACCCCACCAACGTGCAGCTCCCGGGGATGTACAACAAGGAGGAGAACCCCCGCGTGCCCATCATCGTCACGGGCAACGACTTCTCGACGCTGTATGCGCCGCTGATCCGCGACGGGCGCATGGACAAGTTCTACTGGGCTCCCACCCGCGAGGACCGCGTGGGCGTGTGCAAGGGCATCTTCCGCAGCGACGGCGTCCCCGACGAGGACGTGGTGAGGCTGGTGGACGCCTTCCCGGGCCAGTCCATCGACTTCTTCGGCGCCCTCCGCGCCAGGGTGTACGACGACGAGGTGCGGCGGTGGGTGGCCGAGACCGGCGTGGAGAACATCGCCAGGAGGCTCGTCAACTCCAAGGAGGGCCCGCCCACGTTCGAGCAGCCGAGGATGACGCTGGACAAGCTCATGGAGTACGGGCGCATGCTGGTGGAGGAGCAGGAGAACGTGAAGCGCGTGCAGCTGGCAGACAAGTACCTCAGCGAGGCGGCGCTGGGCGACgcaaacgacgacgacgacttgtaTGGCAAGGCGGCGCAGCATGTCCGCGTGCCCGTGCCGGAGGGGTGCACTGACCCCAAGGCCGGCAACTTCGACCCTACCGCCAGGAGCGACGACGGCAGCTGCGTGTACAACTAA